A region from the Cyprinus carpio isolate SPL01 chromosome A8, ASM1834038v1, whole genome shotgun sequence genome encodes:
- the LOC109110898 gene encoding UDP-galactose translocator-like, which translates to MIMAAAASNESPNRSTEDKTSARRQNEVNKKLKYISLAILVIQNASLILSIRYVRTLPGDHFYTTSAVVMAEVLKVLTCVLIILIQKRGNVKSFVSLLYDSLVVQYLDTLKLAVPSLIYTLQNNLQYVAISNLPAATFQVTYQLKILTTALFSVLMLRKSLSKIQWISLVLLFAGVAIVQVEQEGGKQKEAVTSTNQSYFKGLVSVIISCLSSGFAGVYFEKILKGSSASVWMRNIQLGIFGTLLGLLGMWWNDGAAIAEKGFLFGYTPMVWGVIFNQAFGGLLVAVVVKYADNILKGFATSFSIIVSTITSVYLFGFHVDLIFTLGAGLVIGAVYMYSLPKPNTSTSSTSTSSSSHSKAGDPELDAFLPNPKAPGKKKRN; encoded by the exons ATGATAATGGCAGCAGCAGCAAGCAATGAGAGTCCTAACAGAAGCACCGAAGATAAAACATCCGCCCGAAGACAGAATGAAG TCAACAAGAAGTTGAAGTACATCAGTTTGGCGATTCTGGTGATCCAGAATGCATCGCTCATCCTCAGCATCCGGTACGTGCGGACGTTGCCAGGAGATCATTTCTACACCACGTCAGCCGTGGTGATGGCAGAAGTTCTTAAAGTCCTCACCTGTGTGCTCATCATCCTGATACAGAAGAGAG GTAATGTGAAGTCCTTTGTGTCGTTGTTGTATGACTCTCTAGTCGTACAGTATTTGGACACACTGAAGTTAGCAGTCCCGTCACTCATCTACACTTTACAGAACAACCTGCAGTATGTGGCCATTTCCAATTTACCAGCAGCCACTTTCCAG gtCACATATCAGCTGAAGATCTTGACCACAGCGTTGTTTTCAGTGCTCATGCTGCGCAAGAGTCTGTCTAAAATCCAGTGGATCTCTCTAGTGCTGCTGTTTGCCGGTGTGGCGATCGTCCAGGTGGAGCAGGAGGGCGGAAAACAGAAGGAGGCTGTGACCAGCACCAACCAAAGCTATTTCAAGGGCCTGGTGTCTGTGATCATTTCTTGCTTATCCTCCGGGTTTGCCGGCGTTTACTTTGAGAAGATCTTGAAGGGCAGCTCGGCCTCGGTGTGGATGAGAAACATCCAGCTCGGGATCTTCGGGACTCTTTTGGGTCTCCTCGGCATGTGGTGGAACGACGGCGCCGCCATCGCAGAGAAAGGCTTCCTGTTTGGCTACACGCCCATGGTGTGGGGCGTCATCTTCAACCAGGCGTTCGGTGGTCTCCTGGTAGCTGTTGTCGTAAAATACGCGGACAACATTCTCAAAGGCTTCGCCACCTCTTTTTCCATCATCGTGTCCACGATCACTTCGGTCTACCTCTTCGGCTTCCACGTGGACCTGATCTTCACACTGGGTGCGGGATTGGTCATCGGAGCCGTCTACATGTACAGTCTCCCCAAACCAAACACAAGCACTTCCAGCACCAGCACATCTTCATCTAGTCACAGCAAAGCAGGAGACCCGGAGCTGGATGCTTTCCTCCCAAA TCCCAAGGCTCcaggaaagaagaaaagaaactga
- the LOC109083264 gene encoding B-cell receptor-associated protein 31-like has product MSLQWTAVATFLYAEVFAVLLLCVPFISPKRWSRFFKSRLVTVITTYGNTAFIVIICILVFLLIDAFREVRKYSVTEKVDLSNNPVAVEHMHMKLFRAQRNEYIAGFALLLCLLLRRLATLLSQQATLMASNEAFKKQAEGANDAAKKYMEENEKLQEKLREAGVEVPEVGGKAKGGVEEEKKNLTEEVRKLKDELDATKKALQKSDSDVKAMKKQAENLTAEYDRLLEEHGRLQAKCDAQQDKKSD; this is encoded by the exons ATGAGTCTTCAGTGGACGGCTGTGGCAACGTTTCTGTATGCTGAGGTGTTTGCGGTACTGCTTCTGTGTGTCCCCTTCATCTCCCCGAAACG ATGGAGCAGATTTTTCAAGTCTAGACTGGTCACTGTCATCACAACGTATGGAAACACTGCCTTCATCGTCATCATTTGTATTCTTGTCTTTCTGCTCATAG ATGCATTTAGAGAAGTAAGAAAATATAGTGTGACAGAGAAAGTGGATCTGAGCAACAACCCCGTGGCCGTTGAGCACATGCACATGAAGCTTTTCAGAGCGCAGAGGAACGAATACATCGCCGGCTTCGCTCTGCTcctgtgttt gcTGTTGAGACGTCTGGCAACTCTGCTGTCTCAGCAGGCTACACTGATGGCCTCTAATGAAGCCTTTAAAAAGCAGGCAGAGGGAGCAAATGATGCTGCAAAGAAGTACATggaggaaaatgagaaactgcAGGAG AAACTGAGGGAAGCGGGCGTAGAAGTGCCTGAAGTGGGTGGGAAGGCCAAGGGTGGcgtggaggaggagaagaaaaatCTGACAGAAGAGGTCAGGAAACTGAAGGATGAACTCGACGCAACAAAAAAAG CTCTTCAGAAGTCAGACAGCGACGTGAAGGCCATGAAGAAGCAGGCTGAGAACCTCACAGCAGAGTACGACCGTCTGCTGGAGGAACACGGCAGACTGCAG GCCAAATGTGACGCTCAACAGGACAAGAAGTCAGACTGA